From a region of the Salarias fasciatus chromosome 6, fSalaFa1.1, whole genome shotgun sequence genome:
- the LOC115390060 gene encoding hairy and enhancer of split-related protein helt-like, protein MPESLGRCLYKDQLSPQTSVCFISDQINTSVQLLTESIFKTFARNPSMASKMKDRKRTPISHKVIEKRRRDRINRCLNELGKTVPMALAKQNSGKLEKAEILEMTVQYLRALHSADFPRGREKGELLAEFANYFHYGYHECMKNLVHYLTTEDRAETKDIKYARILAFLQSKSRVVTEPVFGSVGSMPEPSDYLSQLHSSPEHQSNSPSDSLYQQSPPGHFSWHSAARSPGITYPSVPLSAHTQQHSGYLSPVQGLDHHYFNFIGHTHANTFSLHSAQHAM, encoded by the exons ATGCCAGAGTCTCTTGGTCGGTGCCTTTATAAAGACCAGCTTTCCCCTCAGACCTCAGTCTGCTTCATCTCTGACCAGATCAACACATCCGTCCAACTTCTAACTGAATCCATTTTTAAGACGTTTGCGAGGAACCCATCGATGGCatcaaaaatgaaagacaggaag AGAACTCCGATTTCTCACAAAGTCATTGAGAAAAGAAGACGGGACCGCATCAATCGCTGCTTAAACGAGTTGGGAAAAACAGTACCAATGGCACTTGCAAAACAG AACTCTGGAAAACTGGAGAAGGCCGAAATTTTGGAGATGACTGTTCAGTACCTGCGAGCGCTCCACTCAGCTGATTTCCCCCGTGGGAGAGAAAAAG GTGAACTACTCGCTGAATTCGCCAACTACTTCCACTACGGATACCACGAGTGTATGAAGAACTTGGTGCACTACCTCACCACGGAGGACAGAGCTGAAACCAAAGACATCAAGTACGCGCGGATCCTCGCCTTCTTACAGTCCAAATCCCGTGTGGTCACCGAGCCCGTGTTCGGCTCTGTCGGCTCCATGCCAGAGCCATCGGACTACCTCAGCCAGCTGCACTCCTCCCCGGAGCACCAAAGCAACAGCCCGTCCGACTCGCTGTACCAGCAGAGCCCGCCGGGACACTTCTCATGGCACAGCGCGGCGCGCAGCCCGGGCATCACCTACCCGTCGGTGCCGCTCTCTGCGCACACGCAGCAGCACAGTGGATACTTGTCGCCTGTGCAGGGACTCGATCACCACTATTTCAACTTCATCGGGCACACGCACGCAAACACGTTCAGTTTGCACAGTGCGCAACACGCCATGTAA